A region from the Triticum urartu cultivar G1812 chromosome 1, Tu2.1, whole genome shotgun sequence genome encodes:
- the LOC125523905 gene encoding calmodulin calcium-dependent NAD kinase-like: MRDDGPAAALVPRLAVSSASRVQELERFSHYVARQIGFDHASECPHLCTLAYDYLRKNKGYEDNIFAFFHNTPDPGPLIVSFIEELDKCILGYFSFHWKCSTYMITQVLTVEGAPKRKLRNMVLEATRSQRFERVTRNLKVTRLFSTLVEELKAIGLSPQGPAQCSDVMVPVAHCDRSPVLLLMGGGMGAGKSTVLKDILKESFWSGAAANAVVVEADAFKETDVIYRAISSRGHHNDMLQTAELVHQSSMDAASSLLVTALNEGRDVIMDGTLSWEPFFQQTVAMARAVHRQRYRMGVGYKVTEDGSITEDYWEPVEARSADEESEMRPRKPYRIELVGVVCDAYLAVVRGIRRAVITGRAVRVKSQLQSHKRFATAFRGYCGVVDNARLYSTNSMGAPKLIGWKDGESNLLVDPEEIGCLERVSGLNDEANCVDELYPDGQPSPSAWQDLVASPSRASVQRELRATVQASEARFRAASLADGALRGGDAPVQTF, translated from the exons ATGAGGGACGACGGGCCCGCGGCGGCGCTGGTGCCGCGCCTGGCCGTCTCCAGCGCCAGCCGCGTCCAGGAGCTCGAGCGCTTCTCCCATTACGTCG CCAGGCAAATCGGGTTCGACCACGCCAGCGAGTGCCCCCACCTGTGCACGCTGGCCTACGACTACCTGCGCAAGAACAAGGGCTACGAGGACAACATATTCGCCTTCTTCCACAACACCCCCGACCCCGGGCCCCTCATCGTCAGCTTCATCGAGGAGCTCGACAAGTGCATTCTCGGCTACTTCTCCTTCCACTGGAAATGCTCCACCTACATGATCACCCAG GTTCTGACGGTGGAAGGCGCGCCCAAAAGGAAGCTCCGGAACATGGTATTGGAGGCCACTAG GAGTCAGAGATTCGAAAGGGTCACAAGAAACTTGAAGGTAACTAGGCTATTCTCCACACTGGTGGAAGAGCTCAAGGCCATAGGACTTTCTCCCCAAGGCCCGGCACAGTGCAGCGATGTGATGGTCCCAGTAGCACATTGTGATCGCAGCCCAGTCCTACTCCTGATGGGTGGTGGAATGGGAGCTGGCAAGAGCACTGTACTTAAAGATATACTAAAGGA ATCATTTTGGTCTGGGGCAGCAGCAAATGCAGTGGTGGTGGAGGCAGATGCATTCAAGGAAACAGATGTTATATATCGAGCCATCAGCTCAAGAGGCCATCACAACGACATGTTGCAGACGGCAGAGCTG GTGCACCAGTCATCGATGGACGCGGCCTCATCGCTCCTGGTGACCGCCCTGAACGAAGGGAGGGATGTGATCATGGATGGCACACTGTCGTGGGAGCCATTCTTCCAGCAAACGGTAGCCATGGCAAGGGCAGTGCACCGGCAGCGATACCGCATGGGCGTCGGCTACAAGGTCACTGAAGACGGGTCAATCACGGAGGATTACTGGGAGCCTGTTGAGGCTCGCAGTGCCGACGAAGAGAGCGAGATGAGGCCGAGGAAGCCTTACCGCATCGAGCTCGTCGGTGTCGTCTGTGATGCTTACCTCGCAGTTGTGAGAGGGATCAG GAGAGCGGTGATCACGGGGAGAGCGGTGAGGGTCAAGTCCCAGCTGCAGTCGCACAAGCGATTTGCCACTGCGTTCCGCGGATACTGTGGCGTCGTCGACAATGCGAGGCTCTACAGCACCAACTCCATGGGTGCCCCAAAG CTGATAGGGTGGAAGGACGGCGAGAGCAACCTGCTGgtggatccggaggagatcgggTGCCTGGAGCGGGTGAGCGGCCTGAACGACGAGGCCAACTGCGTGGACGAGCTCTACCCGGACGGGCAGCCGTCGCCGTCGGCGTGGCAGGACCTCGTCGCGTCGCCGTCGAGGGCGTCCGTGCAGCGCGAGCTCAGGGCCACCGTCCAGGCGAGCGAGGCGCGCTTCAGGGCCGCGTCGCTGGCCGACGGCGCCCTCCGCGGCGGCGACGCGCCGGTACAAACTTTTTGA
- the LOC125523884 gene encoding TNF receptor-associated factor homolog 1b-like isoform X1, with translation MAGASATDDSSASTAGMRDDDRSLSGESLSEWRSCDQGESGSPSTSPPFWDTDCDDDDPAGPKPSELYGRHTWRIENFSKEKKREMKSEPFEAGGYKWYILVYPQGCDVSNHLSLFLCVANHDKLLPGWSHFAQFTIAVGNMDPKKIKYSDTLHRFWKKEHDWGWKKFMELSKIQDGFLVDDVLEIIAQVQVIREKVDRPFRCLDRPYRRELLRVYTTNIEQIYRRFIEERRNKLTKLIEDKIRWSSFRAFWSAIDPRTRHRMSREKTDTILKVLVKHFFVEKEVTSTLVMDSLYTGLKALEYQSKGKKGRTKIAELDELPAPMVNVDMDIFVLAGDVITLLERAALEPLPCQPVSPKDDKCSQSRMKDGSSGEVNKISMEREERRLTELGRKILETFVLSHIFSGIEVAYQEAVALKRQEELIREEEAAGLENETKGKRGGGANEKDKRAKKKQAKQKKNNRKVKDKEREDKSEARILERLNDEITVDDSDGLPSKQAEEVALKVGLTLEEGASDGPDHLDSSRPMNGKRVSSMEANSSAFSADSTAMNGIHSKINNLPDSRNHLSPNRGKNQRNKGISIISYAEEDDCLPSSSVTGSSDRNSSGCGTAPKLDRDTVLLTLKDRLRELGQRLHEKNIEGRKLFKAHFEAMENQTKTNGSSSSSSTEKPPDVLKSSEHSPEVTNDVKANGTANKEVPLANGVPEEAVSGMPATTSTEAVPVKAPTRTKVDPVSNKDHGSSLTPQPIRAPPNSSKSTPTDTDKDVPLPSRSPRINRAAPVPPKSPPTDKATPVCPKSPPAEKATPVPPKSPPTHKATPVPPKSPPIDKAIPVTPKSPLTDKATSVPPKSPAAAKAAVVPLKSPATDKANPVPLKSPSAGKSSLVVPITPPSAKDAGTPSRSLQVDKTIPAPPRLPQVDKAAPLPSASPQTSSTTYSEAREETTPIKVTSTRVSEVAVTTSRPSSAPVFPTPRTTVPATPQVQVSTLLSRSASEAAGRSGNDPSPSAPAYVPQTYRNAILGKPGLGTPSSILSYQPTILGQGTALSQPLSTYASTASLMMPPAGRNDQLLPARHGFKSGLGNSDTLDSWQPWKGDSSINNHLWRDDSPYQRTTNGHAYQQTWKDDAYQQTRGTETENFSRFGGLQPPRQTPVSFVMQQPQAPVAEEYQHLDIINDLLDEGQSNGSKAEPMRHDYHAYGLPFSLRGNIADSEMASVSSPGRFSRGNLADLDMASLSSSRRFSRGNLVDSEMSSVGSPGRFSRGSLADPEMMASVSSPSRFNSTDRYYDDGFSRAYDMSPLQGQGAREMQFSSLDTYATNGGLSDMSTSKPWLYGGHSPVNPSSMNLGSLSTNGFPQHHHQMGDYSSNLASGVNGVGSAAAAYRRQANNGRW, from the exons ATGGCCGGAGCCTCAGCAACCGATGATTCTTCTGCGAGCACGGCTGGGATGAGGGATGACGATCGCAGCCTGTCCGGCGAGTCCTTGTCCGAGTGGCGGTCCTGCGACCAGGGCGAGAGCGGAAGCCCTTCAACGTCCCCGCCATTTTGGGACACCGATTGCGACGATGATGATCCTG CAGGCCCTAAACCTTCAGAATTATACGGTCGGCATACTTGGAGGATTGAGAATTTTTCAAAGGAGAAGAAGAGAGAGATGAAAAGTGAGCCGTTTGAGGCTGGTGGTTACAAATG GTATATACTTGTATACCCTCAAGGATGTGATGTCTCCAATCACTTGTCATTGTTTCTTTGTGTTGCTAATCATGACAAACTCCTCCCAG GATGGAGCCATTTTGCACAGTTCACTATAGCTGTAGGCAATATGGATCCTAAGAAAATTAAATACTCAG ACACTTTGCATAGGTTCTGGAAGAAGGAGCATGATTGGGGATGGAAAAAGTTTATGGAGTTGTCAAAGATTCAGGATGGTTTTCTCGTGGACGATGTTCTTGAAATAATTGCTCAAGTTCAAGTTATCAG GGAGAAAGTGGACAGACCATTTCGTTGCCTTGATCGTCCTTACCGAAGAGAATTGCTCCGTGTCTATACAACCAATATAGAACAAATTTACCGACGTTTTATTGAGGAACGAAGAAATAAACTTACCAAGCTCATTGAGGACAAAATTAGATGGTCCAG TTTTCGTGCATTCTGGTCAGCAATTGACCCAAGAACCAGGCACCGTATGTCCAGAGAGAAGACTGATACCATACTTAAAGTACTGGTGAAGCATTTCTTTGTAGAGAAAGAGGTTACTTCAACATTAGTGATGGACTCTTTGTATACGGGTCTGAAGGCACTCGAATACCAGagcaagggcaagaaagggagAACAAAAATAGCAGAATTGGATGAACTACCTGCACCCATGGTCAATGTTGATATGGACATATTTGTTTTGGCTGGTGATGTTATAACTTTACTTGAGAGAGCAGCCTTGGAACCGTTGCCTTGTCAACCAGTATCTCCAAAGGATGACAAATGTTCCCAGAGCCGCATGAAG GATGGTAGTTCTGGCGAGGTTAACAAAATCTCTATGGAGCGCGAAGAAAGACGCCTAACTGAGCTTGGGCGGAAGATACTTGAAACATTTGTGCTATCTCACATATTTAG TGGAATTGAAGTTGCATACCAAGAAGCTGTTGCTTTGAAGAGGCAAGAAGAGCTAATCCGTGAGGAGGAAGCAGCGGGACTTGAAAATGAGACGAAGGGAAAGCGTGGTGGTGGCGCGAACGAAAAGGACAAGCGCGCAAAGAAAAAGCAG GCCAAACAAAAGAAGAACAACCGTAAGGTTAAAGACAAGGAAAGAGAAGATAAATCTGAAGCAAGAATTCTGGAAAGACTTAATGACGAAATCACAGTTGATGACAGTGATGGCTTACCATCTAAACAGGCAGAAGAAGTGGCACTGAAGGTTGGCCTTACTTTGGAAGAAGGTGCTTCAGATGGGCCAGATCATTTGGACAGTTCTAGACCTATGAATGGAAAGAGAGTCTCCTCTATGGAGGCCAACTCATCAGCATTTTCAGCTGATTCTACTGCTATGAATGGTATTCACAGCAAAATAAACAATTTACCAGACAGCAGAAATCACTTGTCACCAAATAG AGGGAAAAATCAGCGTAACAAGGGCATAAGCATTATCAGTTATGCCGAAGAAGACGATTGCCTTCCCTCCTCCAGTGTTACTGGTAGTTCAGATCGCAATAGTTCAGGCTGTGGCACTGCTCCAAAATTGGACCGGGATACTGTTCTACTCACCTTGAAAGATAGACTTCGTGAGCTGGGGCAGCGTCTCCATGAG AAAAACATTGAGGGGAGGAAACTTTTCAAAGCTCACTTTGAAGCAATGGAAAATCAAACAAAGACAAATGGATCATCCTCATCCAGTTCTACGGAGAAGCCACCTGATGTTCTGAAGAGCTCGGAACATTCCCCTGAAGTTACGAACGATGTAAAAGCCAATGGAACAGCCAACAAGGAGGTCCCTCTGGCCAATGGTGTGCCAGAAGAAGCTGTTTCAGGCATGCCAGCCACCACGAGTACTGAAGCTGTGCCTGTTAAGGCCCCTACCAGAACAAAGGTTGACCCAGTTTCAAACAAAGATCATGGATCAAGTTTGACACCGCAACCAATTAGAGCACCTCCGAATAGCTCAAAATCGACTCCAACTGATACAGATAAAGATGTTCCTCTTCCTTCAAGATCGCCACGAATCAATAGAGCTGCTCCAGTTCCCCCCAAATCGCCTCCAACTGATAAAGCTACACCAGTTTGTCCGAAATCTCCACCAGCTGAAAAagctactccagttcccccaaaatCTCCGCCAACTCATAAAGCTACTCCAGTTCCTCCAAAATCTCCGCCAATTGATAAAGCTATTCCAGTTACTCCAAAATCTCCACTGACTGATAAAGCTACTTCAGTTCCTCCAAAATCTCCAGCAGCTGCTAAAGCTGCTGTGGTTCCTCTGAAATCTCCAGCGACTGATAAAGCTAATCCGGTACCTCTAAAATCTCCATCAGCTGGTAAGTCTTCTCTTGTTGTACCCATAACACCACCATCTGCTAAGGATGCTGGCACTCCTTCAAGATCACTGCAAGTTGATAAAACCATACCAGCCCCCCCAAGACTACCACAAGTTGATAAAGCTGCTCCACTTCCCTCCGCATCGCCACAAACTTCTTCCACCACTTATTCAGAAGCTCGGGAAGAGACCACTCCTATAAAGGTCACATCCACCAGAGTTTCTGAGGTTGCTGTCACAACATCAAGGCCTTCAAGTGCCCCTGTATTCCCTACACCAAGAACAACTGTACCAGCTACCCCACAAGTTCAAGTTTCTACATTGCTTTCGCGCTCAGCGAGTGAAGCAGCTGGAAGATCAGGAAATGATCCTTCTCCTTCTGCCCCAGCGTATGTTCCACAGACCTACCGTAATGCCATCCTTGGTAAGCCTGGTCTGGGTACGCCCTCTTCAATTCTTTCATATCAGCCAACTATTCTGGGACAAGGTACTGCACTTTCGCAGCCGCTATCAACATATGCATCAACTGCGTCATTAATGATGCCTCCTGCTGGGAGGAATGATCAGTTGTTGCCAGCGAGGCATGGATTTAAATCTGGTTTGGGGAATTCAGATACACTTGATAGTTGGCAACCATGGAAAGGTGATAGTAGCATCAACAATCATCTCTGGAGGGACGACTCCCCTTACCAACGGACGACAAATGGTCATGCGTATCAACAAACTTGGAAAGATGATGCTTATCAGCAGACACGGGGCACTGAGACAGAAAACTTCAGCAGGTTTGGAGGATTGCAACCACCTAGACAGACTCCTGTCAGTTTTGTCATGCAGCAACCACAGGCGCCCGTGGCTGAAGAATATCAGCACCTTGACATCATTAATGATTTGCTTGACGAGGGACAGAGCAATGGCAGCAAGGCAGAGCCTATGCGCCATGATTACCATGCTTATGGTCTGCCATTTTCGCTGAGGGGCAACATAGCAGATTCAGAAATGGCTTCTGTTAGCAGTCCCGGGCGGTTTAGCAGAGGTAACTTGGCAGATTTGGATATGGCCTCTCTCAGTAGTTCCAGGCGGTTTAGCAGAGGAAACCTGGTTGATTCTGAGATGTCTTCTGTGGGCAGTCCTGGGCGGTTTAGCAGAGGCAGCCTGGCAGATCCGGAGATGATGGCTTCTGTCAGCAGTCCCAGTCGGTTTAATTCCACCGACCGGTACTACGACGATGGGTTCTCAAGGGCCTACGACATGAGCCCTCTCCAGGGGCAGGGGGCGAGGGAGATGCAGTTCTCCTCGCTGGACACATACGCCACCAATGGCGGCCTGTCTGACATGAGCACATCAAAGCCTTGGCTGTATGGTGGGCATAGCCCTGTCAACCCGTCGTCGATGAATCTCGGATCGCTGAGCACCAACGGGTTCCCACAGCACCACCACCAGATGGGGGACTACAGCAGCAACCTGGCGAGTGGGGTGAACGGTGTGGGCTCTGCCGCCGCCGCGTATCGGCGCCAGGCCAACAACGGGCGCTGGTGA
- the LOC125523884 gene encoding TNF receptor-associated factor homolog 1b-like isoform X2, with protein sequence MAGASATDDSSASTAGMRDDDRSLSGESLSEWRSCDQGESGSPSTSPPFWDTDCDDDDPGPKPSELYGRHTWRIENFSKEKKREMKSEPFEAGGYKWYILVYPQGCDVSNHLSLFLCVANHDKLLPGWSHFAQFTIAVGNMDPKKIKYSDTLHRFWKKEHDWGWKKFMELSKIQDGFLVDDVLEIIAQVQVIREKVDRPFRCLDRPYRRELLRVYTTNIEQIYRRFIEERRNKLTKLIEDKIRWSSFRAFWSAIDPRTRHRMSREKTDTILKVLVKHFFVEKEVTSTLVMDSLYTGLKALEYQSKGKKGRTKIAELDELPAPMVNVDMDIFVLAGDVITLLERAALEPLPCQPVSPKDDKCSQSRMKDGSSGEVNKISMEREERRLTELGRKILETFVLSHIFSGIEVAYQEAVALKRQEELIREEEAAGLENETKGKRGGGANEKDKRAKKKQAKQKKNNRKVKDKEREDKSEARILERLNDEITVDDSDGLPSKQAEEVALKVGLTLEEGASDGPDHLDSSRPMNGKRVSSMEANSSAFSADSTAMNGIHSKINNLPDSRNHLSPNRGKNQRNKGISIISYAEEDDCLPSSSVTGSSDRNSSGCGTAPKLDRDTVLLTLKDRLRELGQRLHEKNIEGRKLFKAHFEAMENQTKTNGSSSSSSTEKPPDVLKSSEHSPEVTNDVKANGTANKEVPLANGVPEEAVSGMPATTSTEAVPVKAPTRTKVDPVSNKDHGSSLTPQPIRAPPNSSKSTPTDTDKDVPLPSRSPRINRAAPVPPKSPPTDKATPVCPKSPPAEKATPVPPKSPPTHKATPVPPKSPPIDKAIPVTPKSPLTDKATSVPPKSPAAAKAAVVPLKSPATDKANPVPLKSPSAGKSSLVVPITPPSAKDAGTPSRSLQVDKTIPAPPRLPQVDKAAPLPSASPQTSSTTYSEAREETTPIKVTSTRVSEVAVTTSRPSSAPVFPTPRTTVPATPQVQVSTLLSRSASEAAGRSGNDPSPSAPAYVPQTYRNAILGKPGLGTPSSILSYQPTILGQGTALSQPLSTYASTASLMMPPAGRNDQLLPARHGFKSGLGNSDTLDSWQPWKGDSSINNHLWRDDSPYQRTTNGHAYQQTWKDDAYQQTRGTETENFSRFGGLQPPRQTPVSFVMQQPQAPVAEEYQHLDIINDLLDEGQSNGSKAEPMRHDYHAYGLPFSLRGNIADSEMASVSSPGRFSRGNLADLDMASLSSSRRFSRGNLVDSEMSSVGSPGRFSRGSLADPEMMASVSSPSRFNSTDRYYDDGFSRAYDMSPLQGQGAREMQFSSLDTYATNGGLSDMSTSKPWLYGGHSPVNPSSMNLGSLSTNGFPQHHHQMGDYSSNLASGVNGVGSAAAAYRRQANNGRW encoded by the exons ATGGCCGGAGCCTCAGCAACCGATGATTCTTCTGCGAGCACGGCTGGGATGAGGGATGACGATCGCAGCCTGTCCGGCGAGTCCTTGTCCGAGTGGCGGTCCTGCGACCAGGGCGAGAGCGGAAGCCCTTCAACGTCCCCGCCATTTTGGGACACCGATTGCGACGATGATGATCCTG GCCCTAAACCTTCAGAATTATACGGTCGGCATACTTGGAGGATTGAGAATTTTTCAAAGGAGAAGAAGAGAGAGATGAAAAGTGAGCCGTTTGAGGCTGGTGGTTACAAATG GTATATACTTGTATACCCTCAAGGATGTGATGTCTCCAATCACTTGTCATTGTTTCTTTGTGTTGCTAATCATGACAAACTCCTCCCAG GATGGAGCCATTTTGCACAGTTCACTATAGCTGTAGGCAATATGGATCCTAAGAAAATTAAATACTCAG ACACTTTGCATAGGTTCTGGAAGAAGGAGCATGATTGGGGATGGAAAAAGTTTATGGAGTTGTCAAAGATTCAGGATGGTTTTCTCGTGGACGATGTTCTTGAAATAATTGCTCAAGTTCAAGTTATCAG GGAGAAAGTGGACAGACCATTTCGTTGCCTTGATCGTCCTTACCGAAGAGAATTGCTCCGTGTCTATACAACCAATATAGAACAAATTTACCGACGTTTTATTGAGGAACGAAGAAATAAACTTACCAAGCTCATTGAGGACAAAATTAGATGGTCCAG TTTTCGTGCATTCTGGTCAGCAATTGACCCAAGAACCAGGCACCGTATGTCCAGAGAGAAGACTGATACCATACTTAAAGTACTGGTGAAGCATTTCTTTGTAGAGAAAGAGGTTACTTCAACATTAGTGATGGACTCTTTGTATACGGGTCTGAAGGCACTCGAATACCAGagcaagggcaagaaagggagAACAAAAATAGCAGAATTGGATGAACTACCTGCACCCATGGTCAATGTTGATATGGACATATTTGTTTTGGCTGGTGATGTTATAACTTTACTTGAGAGAGCAGCCTTGGAACCGTTGCCTTGTCAACCAGTATCTCCAAAGGATGACAAATGTTCCCAGAGCCGCATGAAG GATGGTAGTTCTGGCGAGGTTAACAAAATCTCTATGGAGCGCGAAGAAAGACGCCTAACTGAGCTTGGGCGGAAGATACTTGAAACATTTGTGCTATCTCACATATTTAG TGGAATTGAAGTTGCATACCAAGAAGCTGTTGCTTTGAAGAGGCAAGAAGAGCTAATCCGTGAGGAGGAAGCAGCGGGACTTGAAAATGAGACGAAGGGAAAGCGTGGTGGTGGCGCGAACGAAAAGGACAAGCGCGCAAAGAAAAAGCAG GCCAAACAAAAGAAGAACAACCGTAAGGTTAAAGACAAGGAAAGAGAAGATAAATCTGAAGCAAGAATTCTGGAAAGACTTAATGACGAAATCACAGTTGATGACAGTGATGGCTTACCATCTAAACAGGCAGAAGAAGTGGCACTGAAGGTTGGCCTTACTTTGGAAGAAGGTGCTTCAGATGGGCCAGATCATTTGGACAGTTCTAGACCTATGAATGGAAAGAGAGTCTCCTCTATGGAGGCCAACTCATCAGCATTTTCAGCTGATTCTACTGCTATGAATGGTATTCACAGCAAAATAAACAATTTACCAGACAGCAGAAATCACTTGTCACCAAATAG AGGGAAAAATCAGCGTAACAAGGGCATAAGCATTATCAGTTATGCCGAAGAAGACGATTGCCTTCCCTCCTCCAGTGTTACTGGTAGTTCAGATCGCAATAGTTCAGGCTGTGGCACTGCTCCAAAATTGGACCGGGATACTGTTCTACTCACCTTGAAAGATAGACTTCGTGAGCTGGGGCAGCGTCTCCATGAG AAAAACATTGAGGGGAGGAAACTTTTCAAAGCTCACTTTGAAGCAATGGAAAATCAAACAAAGACAAATGGATCATCCTCATCCAGTTCTACGGAGAAGCCACCTGATGTTCTGAAGAGCTCGGAACATTCCCCTGAAGTTACGAACGATGTAAAAGCCAATGGAACAGCCAACAAGGAGGTCCCTCTGGCCAATGGTGTGCCAGAAGAAGCTGTTTCAGGCATGCCAGCCACCACGAGTACTGAAGCTGTGCCTGTTAAGGCCCCTACCAGAACAAAGGTTGACCCAGTTTCAAACAAAGATCATGGATCAAGTTTGACACCGCAACCAATTAGAGCACCTCCGAATAGCTCAAAATCGACTCCAACTGATACAGATAAAGATGTTCCTCTTCCTTCAAGATCGCCACGAATCAATAGAGCTGCTCCAGTTCCCCCCAAATCGCCTCCAACTGATAAAGCTACACCAGTTTGTCCGAAATCTCCACCAGCTGAAAAagctactccagttcccccaaaatCTCCGCCAACTCATAAAGCTACTCCAGTTCCTCCAAAATCTCCGCCAATTGATAAAGCTATTCCAGTTACTCCAAAATCTCCACTGACTGATAAAGCTACTTCAGTTCCTCCAAAATCTCCAGCAGCTGCTAAAGCTGCTGTGGTTCCTCTGAAATCTCCAGCGACTGATAAAGCTAATCCGGTACCTCTAAAATCTCCATCAGCTGGTAAGTCTTCTCTTGTTGTACCCATAACACCACCATCTGCTAAGGATGCTGGCACTCCTTCAAGATCACTGCAAGTTGATAAAACCATACCAGCCCCCCCAAGACTACCACAAGTTGATAAAGCTGCTCCACTTCCCTCCGCATCGCCACAAACTTCTTCCACCACTTATTCAGAAGCTCGGGAAGAGACCACTCCTATAAAGGTCACATCCACCAGAGTTTCTGAGGTTGCTGTCACAACATCAAGGCCTTCAAGTGCCCCTGTATTCCCTACACCAAGAACAACTGTACCAGCTACCCCACAAGTTCAAGTTTCTACATTGCTTTCGCGCTCAGCGAGTGAAGCAGCTGGAAGATCAGGAAATGATCCTTCTCCTTCTGCCCCAGCGTATGTTCCACAGACCTACCGTAATGCCATCCTTGGTAAGCCTGGTCTGGGTACGCCCTCTTCAATTCTTTCATATCAGCCAACTATTCTGGGACAAGGTACTGCACTTTCGCAGCCGCTATCAACATATGCATCAACTGCGTCATTAATGATGCCTCCTGCTGGGAGGAATGATCAGTTGTTGCCAGCGAGGCATGGATTTAAATCTGGTTTGGGGAATTCAGATACACTTGATAGTTGGCAACCATGGAAAGGTGATAGTAGCATCAACAATCATCTCTGGAGGGACGACTCCCCTTACCAACGGACGACAAATGGTCATGCGTATCAACAAACTTGGAAAGATGATGCTTATCAGCAGACACGGGGCACTGAGACAGAAAACTTCAGCAGGTTTGGAGGATTGCAACCACCTAGACAGACTCCTGTCAGTTTTGTCATGCAGCAACCACAGGCGCCCGTGGCTGAAGAATATCAGCACCTTGACATCATTAATGATTTGCTTGACGAGGGACAGAGCAATGGCAGCAAGGCAGAGCCTATGCGCCATGATTACCATGCTTATGGTCTGCCATTTTCGCTGAGGGGCAACATAGCAGATTCAGAAATGGCTTCTGTTAGCAGTCCCGGGCGGTTTAGCAGAGGTAACTTGGCAGATTTGGATATGGCCTCTCTCAGTAGTTCCAGGCGGTTTAGCAGAGGAAACCTGGTTGATTCTGAGATGTCTTCTGTGGGCAGTCCTGGGCGGTTTAGCAGAGGCAGCCTGGCAGATCCGGAGATGATGGCTTCTGTCAGCAGTCCCAGTCGGTTTAATTCCACCGACCGGTACTACGACGATGGGTTCTCAAGGGCCTACGACATGAGCCCTCTCCAGGGGCAGGGGGCGAGGGAGATGCAGTTCTCCTCGCTGGACACATACGCCACCAATGGCGGCCTGTCTGACATGAGCACATCAAAGCCTTGGCTGTATGGTGGGCATAGCCCTGTCAACCCGTCGTCGATGAATCTCGGATCGCTGAGCACCAACGGGTTCCCACAGCACCACCACCAGATGGGGGACTACAGCAGCAACCTGGCGAGTGGGGTGAACGGTGTGGGCTCTGCCGCCGCCGCGTATCGGCGCCAGGCCAACAACGGGCGCTGGTGA
- the LOC125523915 gene encoding 40S ribosomal protein S15-like — MANVAAGTKVAAAAAAAGQPNKRTFRKFTYRGVDLDALLDMSTDDLVQLLPARGRRRFQRGLKRRPLALIRKLRKAKREAPAGEKPAPVKTYVRDMIIIPEMIGSQIAVYNGKYFVINEIKPEMIGHHLAEFSISYKPVKHGRPGIGATHSSRFIPLK, encoded by the exons ATG GCGAACGTCGCCGCGGGGACGAAGGtggccgccgctgccgccgccgccgggcaGCCGAATAAGAGGACGTTCCGCAAGTTCACTTACCGCGGCGTGGACCTCGACGCGCTCCTCGACATGTCCACCGACGACCTCGTCCAGCTTCTCCCCGCCCGCGGCCGCAGAAG GTTCCAGAGGGGGCTGAAGCGGAGGCCCTTGGCGCTCATCAGGAAGCTGCGCAAGGCG AAAAGGGAGGCACCAGCCGGTGAGAAGCCAGCGCCTGTGAAGACTTATGTGCGCGACATGATCATCATACCAGAGATGATAGGCAGCCAAATTGCAGTGTACAATGGGAAATATTTCGTCATAAATGAGATCAAGCCCGAGATGATTGGGCACCACCTCGCCGAGTTCTCCATCAGCTACAAGCCCGTCAAGCACGGGAGGCCCGGCATCGGCGCCACCCACTCCTCGAGGTTCATTCCCCTCAAGTGA
- the LOC125523922 gene encoding photosystem II reaction center W protein, chloroplastic-like — MAMISPAAATVVAARPAQALGLPQLRVTRAEKLRCAYSKDGKEEAAAATPAVVKGVPLLAAASAAMTAASPALALVDERMSTEGTGLSLGLSNNLLGWILLGVFGLIWSLYTVYSSTLDDDDESGGLSL, encoded by the exons ATGGCAATGATCAGccctgccgccgccaccgtcgtCGCCGCCAGGCCGGCCCAAGCTCTAG GGCTCCCTCAGCTGAGGGTGACCAGGGCTGAGAAGCTGAGGTGCGCCTACTCCAAGGACGGCAAGGAGGAGGCGGCTGCGGCGACTCCGGCGGTCGTGAAAGGCGTGCCTCTGCTGGCCGCGGCGAGCGCAGCCATGACGGCGGCGTCCCCGGCGCTGGCGCTGGTGGACGAGCGGATGTCGACGGAGGGCACGGGGCTGAGCCTGGGGCTGAGCAACAACCTGCTGGGGTGGATCCTGCTGGGCGTGTTCGGCCTCATCTGGTCCCTCTACACCGTCTACTCCTCCAccctcgacgacgacgacgagtCCGGCGGCCTCTCCCTCTGA